Proteins found in one Veillonellaceae bacterium genomic segment:
- the zupT gene encoding zinc transporter ZupT, with product MDNVLFAFILTLFAGLSTGIGSLIAFFSKKSSPKFLSIMLGFSAGVMIYVSMIEIFANAQTALIAEMGSKTGALITVISFFSGMLLIGIIDKLIPKSENPHELHSVEEMHEDNPEKGHHAEQIRQREEAKKNHKLLRMGLFTALAITIHNFPEGIATFIATLKEPEIGVPIAIAIAIHNIPEGIAVSVPIYYATGSRKKALLYSFLSGISEPVGALIGYLILMPFLNDILLGIIFALVAGVMVFISLDELLPASREYGEHHLSIYGLVSGMMVMAVSLLLFV from the coding sequence ATGGATAATGTACTTTTTGCCTTTATTCTAACCTTATTTGCAGGATTGAGTACGGGTATAGGCAGCTTGATAGCTTTTTTTTCTAAGAAAAGCAGTCCGAAATTTTTGTCAATAATGCTTGGGTTTTCAGCAGGAGTTATGATCTATGTGTCTATGATAGAAATTTTTGCTAATGCCCAGACGGCTTTGATTGCTGAAATGGGCTCGAAGACGGGGGCATTAATCACCGTAATTTCATTTTTTAGCGGTATGCTATTAATAGGTATAATTGATAAATTAATACCTAAATCGGAGAATCCGCATGAACTTCATTCAGTTGAAGAAATGCACGAAGACAATCCGGAGAAAGGACATCATGCAGAGCAAATAAGGCAAAGGGAAGAAGCCAAAAAAAATCATAAGCTTCTTAGAATGGGTCTGTTCACGGCGTTAGCTATAACGATTCATAATTTTCCTGAAGGCATTGCAACTTTTATTGCAACACTAAAAGAACCGGAGATTGGTGTCCCCATTGCAATTGCTATAGCTATTCACAATATACCGGAAGGGATTGCAGTGTCTGTGCCGATATATTATGCAACAGGCAGTCGGAAAAAAGCATTACTGTATTCTTTTTTATCTGGGATTTCTGAGCCTGTCGGAGCTTTAATAGGTTATCTTATCCTTATGCCATTTCTGAATGATATTCTTTTAGGTATCATTTTTGCTCTTGTTGCAGGTGTAATGGTGTTTATATCTTTAGATGAATTGCTGCCAGCTTCTAGAGAGTACGGTGAGCATCATCTTTCAATTTATGGTTTGGTTTCAGGTATGATGGTAATGGCTGTAAGCCTTTTATTGTTCGTATAG